The genomic window ATCCGAAACTGGTGGCGGAAGATCGCTACTTTGCCAATTTTAATGATGTGGTCATGGCCTACCAGGAGCAGCAACTCGATCTCCATGCCTATGTCTGGGTTCGCTTTGACGGGCCGGTGGAGGATGGTGATCGCTCCCAACCAGAAATTGTGACGCAATCCGATGGCACAATCCTAGAAACCTATCAGCTTCGGAAACGCCGTTTAGATGCCGCCGGAAATCTAATTACCCAATATATTCGGACAACCCCCGGCCGAATTATTTACAACCAAACCATTCAAGAAAGCCTTGCCAGCTAAGTCCGCGATTACTTGGAGATGTTGCATGACCAGCCCGACTGCCCAAATCAAACCTGTTTTCTTCAACAAAATCATTGACAAAAAAGGCCTCCGCAATCTGATTTCCTGGGCCTTTAGCCACTGTGGAACCGCCCGCACGGCCGAAATGGCTGATAAAATCAAAGACCTGGGCTTTCGCTATGCGACTCGAGCCGGGGTTTCCATCAGTGTGGATGATTTGTTAGTCCCGCCGAAAAAACAAGAACTTCTCCAATCTGCTGAGAAGGAAATTAAATCTGCCCAAGAACGTTACTCCCGGGGTGAAATTACGGAGGTCGAGCGGTTCCAAAAGGTAATTGACACCTGGAATACCACCAACGAGGAACTCAAGAACGAAGTCGTCAAACACTTCCAAGAAACTGATGTTCTGAATTCCGTTTATATGATGGCCTTCTCCGGGGCAAGGGGGAACTTATCTCAGGTACGGCAGTTGGTAGGAATGCGGGGGTTGATGGCCAATCCCCAAGGGGAAATTATTGACTTGCCAATTAAAACCAACTTCCGGGAAGGGCTGACGGTTACGGAATATATCATTTCCTCCTATGGCGCACGCAAGGGCCTGGTCGATACAGCTTTGCGGACAGCCGACTCTGGCTACCTAACCCGGCGATTGGTGGACGTTTCCCAGGATGTGATTATTCGCGAAGAAGACTGCGGCACGCAGCGCGGTTTACCCCTACGCAGTATGACCGTTGGGGACAAAGTTCTCAAGCTCGAAGATCGACTCTTGGGTCGAATGCCCTTAGTAGATGTGATTGATCCACGCACCCAGGCCGTGATAGTCGAGAAAAATCAACCCATCTCAGCTGAAATTGCCCAACAAATTGCCGCCGCCGGGGTTGAGGAAGTGGTCGTTCGCTCCCCCTTGACCTGTGACGCCGCCCGTTCCGTCTGTCAAAAATGCTATGGCTGGAGCCTGGCCCATGCTCAATTGGTGGATATGGGGGAAGCCGTTGGGATTATTGCCGCCCAGTCCATTGGGGAACCCGGAACCCAGCTAACAATGCGGACATTCCACACAGGCGGGGTGTTTACTGGCGAAGTGGCCCGTCAAGAGCGCGCCCCCTTTGCGGGTACGGTCAAATATAAAGCAGGTTTGCGGGCCCGGCCATTTCGGACACGCCACGGTGATGATGCCTTTTTAGTTGAAACCAATGGTACGTTACTGCTGACCGGAGACAAGACCCAGCAGGAATATGAAGTCATCCAAGGCTCAATTCTGTTGGCTAAAGATGGAGCGAAGGTTAAAGTCGGCCAACTTTTAGCAGAGGTGGCCCAGGCCGGTCGTACCACCCGTAAATCAACGGAAAAGGTCACGAAGGATGTCGCCTCCGATCTGGCGGGGCAAGTCAAGTTCGTGAACCTGGAACCGGAAGAAAAACGGGATCGCCAAGGCATCATGACCCGAGTTGCGCCCAAGGGGGGATTAATTTGGGTCTTGTCTGGAGAGGTCTATAACTTACCGCCAGGGGCAATTCCCGATGTCAACAACGGTGATCGGATTGAGGCCGATTCGGTCTTAGCGGAAACTCGGATTGTGACTGAGCATGGCGGGGTTGTGCGTTTACCGGAACAAACGGAAGGCAAAGGGGGGCGGGAGGTTGAAATTATCACTGCGTCTGTCCTGCTTGACAAAGCCCAAGTGATCAAAGAAACCTATCAGGGGCGCGAGCATTATGTCCTAGAAACCCAGGCCGGTCAAAAGTTTTCGATCACCGCTGCCCCTGGAACTAAGGTGATCAACAGCCAAGTGGTGGCCGAACTGATTGATGATCACTACCGGACACAAACCGGAGGCATCCTCAAATATGCGGGCGTAGAGGTTTCTAAAAAAGGTAAGGCTAAACAGGGCTATGAAGTCACCCAAGGGGGAACCTTACTCTGGATTCCGGAAGAAACCCATGAGGTGAACAAAGATATTTCCCTCCTCTTGGTGGAAGACGGCCAGTTTGTCGAAGCCGGGACTGAGGTTGTTAAAGATATCTTCTGCCAAAGTAGCGGCGTTGTTGAAGTTGTCCAGAAAAATGACATTCTCCGGGAAATTATCATCAAACCCGGTGATCTCCATCTTGTTGACGACCCAGAAGTGGCGCGGGCCCAAAGCGGCAGTCTGACTCAGCCTGGGCAAGAAGTCCTTCCTGGCCTGGAGGTCACAGAATTGCGCTATCAAGAGTTTCTGGAAGATGGCCCAGACGGCCCGGCTCTGTTATTGCGGCCAGTGGTTGAATATGCCGTTCCAGATGAGCCTTCAATTCCCAGCCAAGAATCTAGTGATGCCTCTGGGCAATTGATTCGCTTGCGGGCTGTGCAACGGTTACCGTTCAAACATGATGAACGGGTACGGTCAGTGGAGGGGGTAGATTTACTCCGAACTCAATTAATCCTCGAAATTGGCACAGAGGCCCCACAACTAGCCGCGGACATTGAAGTGGTCAACGACCAGAGTGATTCCGACATTCAACGGCTACAATTAGTCATTTTGGAGTCTCTGGTGATTCGTCGGGATATGGCCGCCGATCAGACCCAAGGGAGTACCCACACCAGCATTCTTGTTCAGGACGGTGAAGAAATCAAACCGGGTGCCGTTGTGGCCCGGACTGAAATCAGGGCTAAGCAAGGGGGCGAGGTTCAGGGTATTCTCCGCACTGGTGAATTAGTTCGCCGCATCCTGGTTATTACGGAAGCCGATCGTCTGGCAATTCCCATCAAAGGGGAGCCAACTGTGGCCGTGGGTGATTTGCTCCGGGCTGGGGAAGACGTGGCTATTGGAGTAATCGCCCCTGAAACGGGGGAAGTGATTGCGGTTAAGGGGGAGGAAGTAGTCCTGCGGATCGCCCGTCCCTACCTGGTTTCCCCCGGTGCCGTCCTGCAAATTGATGATGGGGACTTGGTGCAACGGGGGGACAACTTAGCTCTGTTAGTGTTTGAGCGGGCCAAAACCGGAGACATCATCCAAGGGCTCCCCCGGATTGAAGAACTTTTAGAAGGGCGGCATCCCAAGGAAAAATGTGCCTTAGCCATCCGGCCGGGAATTTGCCGGGTCATTTATAACGATGACGACAGTGTCGAAATCAAAGTGGATGAAGGGGATGGCACAATCCAAGATTACCCAGTCATGCCAGGTCAGAGTGCGATTGTTGCTGATGGTCAGACCGTTGATGTGGGTGATCCCCTCACAGACGGCCCCAGTGACCCCCATGACATCTTGAGTATTTACTTTGAGTACTATAAGGGTCCCCAAGGTCATGAGCAGTTAAAGGCAGATCTCAATAAGCTAGATGATCAAGACATTACGCTTTTAGATGCGGCTCAAGCTGCCCTGCAAAGGGTCCAAACCTTTTTAGTCAATGAAGTTCAGTCGGTCTACTTAACCCAAGGGATTGAGATTTCCGACAAACACATTGAGGTGGTCGTGCGCCAAATGACTTCTAAGGTCAGGATTGACGATGGGGGGGATACGGTTTCCTTACCCGGTGAAATGATGGATTTACGCCAGGCCGAGGAATCCAATATTCCCATGTCTGTCACCGGCGGCGCACCGGCCCAATACACCCCCATCCTTTTGGGGATTACTAAAGCCTCCCTCAATACCGATAGCTTTATCTCCGCTGCTAGTTTCCAAGAAACCACTCGCGTTCTCACGGAAGCGGCCATTGAAGGGAAATCTGACTGGCTGCGGGGCTTGAAGGAAAACGTGATTATTGGGCGACTGATTCCAGCCGGAACCGGGTTCAATATCTACGAGGATACCTTTGGTGTCGATCTGGATCGGGACTATGAGGACGATGTCAATCGCTTAGTAGAAGAGCGGAAAAATCGCCCCTATACCCTGGCCAGTTCTGATGAAGATGAACTGGAAACTCTCCTCCCGGAACCGCCCACCTATCCTCTTTTAGATGATGCCAACC from Pseudocalidococcus azoricus BACA0444 includes these protein-coding regions:
- a CDS encoding DNA-directed RNA polymerase subunit beta'', which produces MTSPTAQIKPVFFNKIIDKKGLRNLISWAFSHCGTARTAEMADKIKDLGFRYATRAGVSISVDDLLVPPKKQELLQSAEKEIKSAQERYSRGEITEVERFQKVIDTWNTTNEELKNEVVKHFQETDVLNSVYMMAFSGARGNLSQVRQLVGMRGLMANPQGEIIDLPIKTNFREGLTVTEYIISSYGARKGLVDTALRTADSGYLTRRLVDVSQDVIIREEDCGTQRGLPLRSMTVGDKVLKLEDRLLGRMPLVDVIDPRTQAVIVEKNQPISAEIAQQIAAAGVEEVVVRSPLTCDAARSVCQKCYGWSLAHAQLVDMGEAVGIIAAQSIGEPGTQLTMRTFHTGGVFTGEVARQERAPFAGTVKYKAGLRARPFRTRHGDDAFLVETNGTLLLTGDKTQQEYEVIQGSILLAKDGAKVKVGQLLAEVAQAGRTTRKSTEKVTKDVASDLAGQVKFVNLEPEEKRDRQGIMTRVAPKGGLIWVLSGEVYNLPPGAIPDVNNGDRIEADSVLAETRIVTEHGGVVRLPEQTEGKGGREVEIITASVLLDKAQVIKETYQGREHYVLETQAGQKFSITAAPGTKVINSQVVAELIDDHYRTQTGGILKYAGVEVSKKGKAKQGYEVTQGGTLLWIPEETHEVNKDISLLLVEDGQFVEAGTEVVKDIFCQSSGVVEVVQKNDILREIIIKPGDLHLVDDPEVARAQSGSLTQPGQEVLPGLEVTELRYQEFLEDGPDGPALLLRPVVEYAVPDEPSIPSQESSDASGQLIRLRAVQRLPFKHDERVRSVEGVDLLRTQLILEIGTEAPQLAADIEVVNDQSDSDIQRLQLVILESLVIRRDMAADQTQGSTHTSILVQDGEEIKPGAVVARTEIRAKQGGEVQGILRTGELVRRILVITEADRLAIPIKGEPTVAVGDLLRAGEDVAIGVIAPETGEVIAVKGEEVVLRIARPYLVSPGAVLQIDDGDLVQRGDNLALLVFERAKTGDIIQGLPRIEELLEGRHPKEKCALAIRPGICRVIYNDDDSVEIKVDEGDGTIQDYPVMPGQSAIVADGQTVDVGDPLTDGPSDPHDILSIYFEYYKGPQGHEQLKADLNKLDDQDITLLDAAQAALQRVQTFLVNEVQSVYLTQGIEISDKHIEVVVRQMTSKVRIDDGGDTVSLPGEMMDLRQAEESNIPMSVTGGAPAQYTPILLGITKASLNTDSFISAASFQETTRVLTEAAIEGKSDWLRGLKENVIIGRLIPAGTGFNIYEDTFGVDLDRDYEDDVNRLVEERKNRPYTLASSDEDELETLLPEPPTYPLLDDANLLIDDQLAGRLLPSDSAESDDEDEEDGDEDDYEDD